The genomic interval AATGCCATGGTTATTTCTTCATCACTCTGTTAGCCATGTCATAAAAGCTTTACCAAACACTATGGTTtgacatatttatatttttgtgtGTACTAATCTGTTTCTTTCTTATgtactaattaataatgtattcTTACAGCTATTATGCTACTGGTATATTTTCATGTCTGTTTCATTCTTGTATTTTTCTATTGGTATATTAGGTGCATTATGTGCACTAATTCAGCCAGGCATATTGTACATTCTCACGTATAAACGTAAAAGCCATATTATATGGTTGATACAcacattatttttattcttaatacattTCCTCAAAATTCCTGATGGTATTTTTCAAAGTATGTTACAACTGAGTGATGAAGAACATTATCTTCTAACTCTTACAATGTGTTGGATTCAATTAAGAAGCATCAGTTGCAGCATAGATAATAAACAAATGTGTGTGGACAACGATTACAACAATACATCACATTTTATAAGAAACTTTTTGTGGGCATTAGCATACTCCTTATATTTGCCCACATTACACTTAGGTCCATTGATTTTATACCATGAATTCATAGATTCTGTATGTATAAAGTGTCTTTCTATTAAACACacaattaattatatttattaatatgaaTAATGTATGAATTATTGCAGATAAAAAGACCATTTCAAGCCTGGAAATTAGCTGAACTCGGatgttttattttgaatttagtGAGATATGTGTTCTGGATACTATTTGCTAATTTTTTCTTACATTTTCTCTATTTTAACGCAATGCATTATCATCCTAAGGTAAATCAACATAACATTTTACATAAATGTAGGAAGATAATTGAAGTAATCCTTTTCTATGTCTTATACCAGGTTGTTGAATCTTTAAATCCATGGGCTTTGTATGGATTAGGATACTGCATgggtcaattttttttaattaaatatgttGTAGTATATGGCCTGAATCGTACTTTGTGTGCGATTGATCGCATTAAAGCTCCTTCCCAGCCAAAATGTGTAGCAAGAGTTCATTTGTATTCTGATATGTGGAAATATTTTGATGAGGGTTTATACAAATTTCTTGTAAGGTACACTACATAGAAAATATATACTTCCttcgaattattaaaaaaaaataataaatagtaaatagaaaatgtattatGCTTTTCAGATATATTTATACACCATTGTTAACATCGAATTTTAATAAGCTACTTGCTTCGTTTCTGTGCTTCACATTCGTTTTTGTGTGGCATGGTatgcaaataaatatttgtatttggGCATTCCTTAATTTTATAGGATTGAACATTGAAAGCTTAACGAGGTTAATTGAGAAAACTAAATATTGCACTAACATACGGGAaagatatatgtcgccaacaaATGCCAGAAGAGTTCATTGTGTTTTAACAAGTCCTTTGCTAGCAATGTCAGTAatatccaatttttatttttttgctgGTGAAGAAGTTGGACACATCTATGTTTACAGGATATTAAacggtatcattttcatttataattatttaaaatgaattaattatAGTTCAagtatcaaataaaatattattattactacttaTTACAGATATCTGGTACTCCACTCTAATTTTACTCTATTTCCTTTACTGCTGCTGCCAAGTTTCCATAGATTTAAAAAACTGGGAATCAAAAGAATTCTGATAGTAATCAAACATCATTACTCACATGTTAACAACCCAGTCCTGAAAAACTTTAATATGTGGGTGGTTATCTTGATTGTGATTATAAAAACAAGTAATGTCGAactattttattgttttaagtACAAAATGggtataaaaatacaatatgtaACTAAAATTATTGTTCACATTAACATCATTACAATTAAGTAATGTTTAttacaaattataataaaaaaatgtagtaCAAAGTATATGTgtgattattttttatatagttataattattacaatattatttAGCAATCAGCTTTACAATGTACCTAAGGCACGTCATAGTTTACAATGAACAAATGCATATGAAAGTGTAAGTTCTTAGTTATTACAGTCCTTATGTTTTCTGCAGTACAtaaaaaattgacttgtttaGATGTTATTGCatatgtacgagaatatagaaaatGTATACATTTTGTTCCTTCGAGTATTAAAATTTTCGTTTCAGTTTTAGCTACTATTTTGTTGTAATATAACATTCGTATTGCCGTGTTTTTACTTCTAACtacatattattaaattatttattatttatttatgttagGTTCATAACAAAATGTTTGTGCTATATAAGTATGTGTTATCTGAGAACACGAATGTATGTAAAAATGTTGAATACACTGTCTAtagtaatttatttttgtagaGATTTTTAATGtgatataataatttattgatgTTTGCattatattttcaaaacaatatattaaattaaaaaaattattatgctatataaatttttatacaaagaGTTTATTATAAACAACTTTTTTAGAGCATTTTAAATTTTGACTTTTTAGGAATGTCTATTTCAAATCAAATTTATACTATCGTCTAATAAGCAACTCAGTGTAGTGTAGACATACTTTTGATGATTATTTACAGCATTGACttgaacaaaaaatatagttatattattttatttttattagaagTACTTGAGTACATATCTACACTATATCATGAGCACTATATCTAAAAATTGTTCGTGCAAAATGTACGAAAAATATAGTTACTGGGTATAATATCTCACACTTTTGCTTTATAATCTTTAGAATCATTTTTTATAGCCATAATATAAACGACTTATTAAATATAACTTTTTTCATCCcttaatttccaatttttaaaatttaagcAGTGAAAAATACAAACTTTATGAATTAGAAAAAGAGGCACTATATTTAATGTTATATGAAATGTGTTCAGACtttgtatttaaataatttttacaaactaTCGCTAGTACGTtgtaacaaaatattaacatatttcattaaactttttaaaatatgtgttataaaaaattaataattattacttataaattatattatatttgttgCATTTATACTTTCACaaaaaaaactattaatttttatggaaGACATTATGTAATTATTCTGAAAGGAATAATACATCATTAACTATGTTTAACAATTGTACTTTAATTTCAAAAGAATATAGTTGTAGTATGTTttcaatattcttaaatataAGGACACAGTGGACAGAACGTGGTTGTTTGTAGCTtcataaaatgaaaatacacATTTCAAcaaaatgatgaaataaatgGTAAATAATATTGAATGTTATGAATGCTTTTAAATTTTATGCAAGCAGAAATATACCTATAAATCTACAAAATAACGTATTAATAttaaagtttttttttgttaaacgaATTATAAATTTGCACCGTGTTTAACATTTGGCACATTAATGAATGTTACTGCTATTAAGTAATTGTTTTATAATAATGTGTTTAAGTAAACTTGATTCATCGTGATATCACCTACTTACTTTCGTAACacatatatacaatttttaattgcaaatttaataaaagTGTTTCTCTATTTCAACAATTGGAATGACTAACGTATATGGAGGATCAGTAACATATTATACTTTTGAGAAAAGGAGAGATACATATtgaacaatgcaaaaatagtctTACTTTACAAGATGGaaattagaacatttttatttttttttttgcaatcttATTGTATATAAAAGCTATGCTAATACTGTGCATTTTGCAAGATTGAATTcgtttttatagaattttttatcTATATGGTCAATATCTTTTTTGAGacagtataaaatattaaatatatatttttttctactAATATTTACACATCGAAACCTCAAAGtgttgttttaatattttacacaCTATAACTATACtttcataaaaatgttattttaacttcaaaagttTATTGCTCTTAATCTGATGTTCCtcaaatttaatacaaaaaaattaaGAAGTCTTTGTCGCTCAATTTTACTTacttctttttaatatttacgcCGAAATTGTCGACACTGTTAGTTTGTTCAATCTTAAGGATGCTGCTCTGTAAAGTATCGTTAGtcaataataaaattgtattttcatttCCGTTTTGATTTATATTGATTTCTTGGACATGTTTACTCGTTAGTTTTCGATTTTGATTGGGCTGCAATTTCGATTTTGTTTGTCCATTGTGACAAGCTTGAAATTGTGGAACAATGTTGACACATTTATTTTGTACTATTATGCTCGTCAATGGTtcattattaatatatatacgcTGTTTCGTTTGATGCATTAGTTTCTGACTCTTTCTAAAAACGTTGTTTAATGGGGTAATTACACGACTTTTTATTAAATCTCGTACTATAGTTTGATGGTTACTTATTGTTTTATCTTTGTTTAGTATAGATTCTTCATTCTGttctaataaaatatttttacgagttTCATTAACAATTTGATTATCTGGCTGCAAAATGTTGGTATTTATTAAATCTTTTGCCAAAATAATTTCATGTTTTTCTTCATAAGATTTATCATCATGAATGTTGATAGTAttatcttcttcgtcttcttcagtGAGAATTATCTGCCTATTGCAATGTTCATCTATAGTTTCACTCAAGAGCTCGTTGCAAAATTGTTCCTCGGTATGCTCTACTATTTGAATacgatttttaaattgttttcccGCAAActcaaaattttcttgaaattctgtattattttcattttcatcatTAATCGAAGTGTTATATTCTATTTTAATGTATGATGGTGGTTCGTTAATGTTTTGATAAATTATCTCAGATTTATCGTCTTTAATTACTTCTAACTTATTGTAAGAAACATTTTGTAATTGTGGCAAGCTCTCTTGTACTTTATCCGTGTATTCCATTGGTAACCTATCCTCGGCTTTAGTAGAAACTCTATTATCTATAGGTATTTCAGTCTCTATGGAATCAGTCTTATTTAATTGAGATTCTGAGCAAACCTCATAAGTGTCAAAACAGTTCTTGATAATCTTTATTGCATTGTTTGACTcccaatttttcttattatcATCGTTATTTATAATATATCTTTCAGTCGTAACATTTTGAAATTGACTGTTATCGCTTTGATAATTCATCAATGTTTTTGCTGCAGTTATAGCCTCATCTACCACACGTTCCTTAGTTACatcgttcttcttcttcctaTTAGTTCGTACTTTTTGAAAGTCTTCTTCAGAGAGATATAATAATTCTCCAGTAGTTGTTAACACTTTACCGTGTCTTGTTTTCAAGTGGCGTTTATAAGTATTTCTGGTCTTAAACCTAGTTTTGGTAATATAATAGTTATTGGTGATTTGATAATGTTTAGTGAAttctagaggtgtgcgagaacccgaaaacgtcgggtcgggacgggtcgAGAATATTATTCAGAATCGGgacgggttctcgcacacctttaGTGAATTTACAAAAAGTAGAACTATAAAACAAgtctgataaatttattatcatGCTTTATATTTACAAATGTTGCTGATTATCTTACCTTTGCCCACAATCGTCACATCCAAATGGTGCTTCTCCAGTATGTCGACGTCGATGTTCCCTGAAGTGTGACGGATGTCTGAACTTCTTCCCGCAATCAGCACACGTAAATCGTGTTTGATTTTGATGAATTAGCATATGATACTTTAAACTGTGTCTTCTTGTAAAAACTGCTCTACATATACGACATTCATATGGTTTTATTCCAGCGTGACTCCGGTAATGAGATACTAAAGTTGTTGGTGCTGTAAAACTTCTTGGTGGATTACAAATTCGACATTCAAGATTGCTCCCAGTTGGGTTTCCCTTCTTCTTGATGCGATCCATAAACGCTAGTGCCATTTCCCGTTCTTCTTTGCTGGTACCTATAAATTTTGCTTTGCCTTTAGGTTTAGTTGTTGTGATTTCTACATTTTTGCTGCAGTTGTCAGCTGACCACGATATGTCTGAAAATAAACGGCATTATGATGTATGAAAGTTTTCAGAACCACTgtgcaaaattataaattacactTACCAGGTATGTAGACGGTATCTGGTTCTTGACTGATTTTTTCTGATAGTTTTTGATTAATATGTGAGTACTCTTTCATGTGAACAGTATCAGTACCAACAACCATAAGTACAATCTGCAAAAAACAGTTCACTTTAGTACTTACGAATTATATATTTACAACAATTTATGCTTACATTTTCATCCATTCCTGTGTTATCTAGGACATTACCAAGAGATGCTTCCTTGCCACTAGGGTTTTCATCCTTCAAGCGCTCAAAGTAACTGTGATCTCCATAAACTTTGAAGTCTGTTTTATCAACATCAATTTGTTCGGTGTTATGTAGTTTTTTAGATTTATCCTGTTTCtcgaaacttttatttttatctaaTTCTTTAAAACTGGAATCGTTTAATAGAATGTTTCGAAGATAATTTGTTGATTTTTCTATTACAATGTTCTTATTTTCCTTATTTAATGTCTCCTGCGGTTTTCTTGATGATTGTAGTCTACTCTTTTTACTTTGAGAATttgttttactatttttatgATTCACAGACTTTGCAGTAAAAGTTTTATCTACAAATGCAAGGATAaacatgtacaattttatgtatTATAATCATGGTGTAATTACACATTTCTATCACGCTTACTCACAAGtttctttatttgtttttaaatattccaagtgtTCTGCCAAATGCGCTTTAATAGACATTCTTGCTCTTCCTTCGCTCGCAAAACTGGTATACTTCTGACCACATCCCACGACCAAGGCACAGGTATAAGAATATTGTCTTTTCAATTCATCACTTGTAAAAATGGAGAACTGTTTAACTAATTGCGATGCAGGCATAGACAAAAGCTGAGGTACACTGAAAGATACTTCTTGGGGTTTTCTTCTTATATAATCTGTTTTTGATTTGCATTGTGTTGTTAATAATGATTTATTGTGTGTTTTTTCTGAGTGCAACGTTTGGGATGCAACTTCTGCCAGCATATCTAGTAAAGCAGCAGGACTATCAGTTCCCATAATACCTGAAACAATTGTATGAtcattaaatgaataataattaacAATTGAAAAAGGTGTGTGTACACAAATGTTAAAATTATACAAACAGATATATATATCTATctcatacatatatatatatatatatatatatatatatatatatatatatatatatattttatttatctctatatatatatatacatatatacaaatatatatgcAATAAGCATTCTTTAAAGGTATTActatataaaaatttagaaatcaaaatatgtaattttcaacattttatttgtaaaaagtaCAAGTTACGCATTTTAACGCATACTTCTTTTGTGTTAAGTGTTAGTGAACTTGCAACAACAATAAGTATGTTGATCCTTTGCTGACATCATGACATATGACAGTCAGTTTACGAAAcatgaatatttttcaattttataagtATAATAAAGAATTCGATTGAGTCCTAAagcataaaaaagaaataagtaTATTTAAGAAACAACAACTTTTTATTTGTTCTCTGTGTAGAATGAAAATACTTATTTTCCAAGCGTCATTCTAGCAGACGCCATAAGGACGCCCAGCAGACGGCTTTTCAATTTGCCTTTACTAACATGTTTAAATatctaaatattttttagtaATGCTAGTTTGTTAGGAAGTtggaaatttttgttatttaaagcGAATAAACGAATACCTCCATTGTACGAATTAGAAGTATATTCGTGGTTTGTTTTGGTGTTCATTATGGCATTCGCATTCGCGGCGTGTCTTCATTCCACTGCCTTCTGTGCACAACAGGTTCCTTCTTGTTGCTTCCTTGTTTGTTCTTCTTTCTTGTCAATTCTGGAGTCAGTATTGCCAATCTATGAAACGAAGATTTAGTACACTATTCTAAATGCAACCGGATGCAaactacaattttatttaatatatttatcaaTTTAATAAGATTTGAAACGTTATATTTGCATATGTTATAAATAAGATACCAATTGTAAACTTTGgtaattaaatatataataaataaatagttgCGATGGTTGGTTTTAAGCGccaaaatttgaaattaatcGACTTCTCGCTTTTCAATGCTAGGTGTaaatacagatttttaaaaactataaaagaattaaatataaaaaatcgaaatttcattttcaattggtaattatgtaacaaaaattgttaatattccTTGTAAAATGTCAATAGTctcaaaaatatggttttaattTCACTTACGGTCTACATATTCTAAATTACTTAAGTTAAAGTAAAAGGTGTAAAAAATCTTATAatgattgtttttcttttttaatattttattacattaaaatagaaGTTTATAACTTCTGAGATATGCAACACTAATTACTGTGCTATGAAAAGAATATAGTACATACTAAGTTTATACTCAGTTTATCTCTTCATTATGTTTCTTTACAGAAGTTATTactttattctttaatttttatgttaatgcAATTTATTTAACTATCTGTGGGCTCATTTTTCAACCCATCAgtattaaaaatatcttttatAATGTCATGTTTTTTCTTCATATGAGTAGGCACACCGCGAAACAAATTCTCAGTTATTTGTTTCCTACTTGTGACTTTATTTTTCTCGTAGTCTTGATttaaatattctatattctcgtTGTCGTCAATAGCCTTCATTGTTGCTAAtaacttttctttattatagctaattgtttttattttggcATCGTTCTCatttatattattaacattgaTTTTATTAATTACATCGAGAATTGAATCCGATTTTGAGGATCGTGTATTACTTAATGAAATATCGGTATCTTTTATCTCTTCGTTTACTtcttgtttgtttattttatttcttgttTCTACGCTGTAATTGTCTGTATCTTTCTCATATGTTACGTTTAACGTTTGTTGTTTGTCTATATTGATTAACGCATTACATGAATTTGGTGCAAGAAGTCTATCCTGTGGCTCATTAGGAAAACTTTCCGGGACATGTGATACTGAGTCTGCTGCAAATGATGTCTTGAACTTGTCATAATCTCTGACTGAAGCCGGTTGCATTAATACTGTATCTTGTAATTCATCTTTTCTTTCATAGTCATGAGCAATATTTTCTTCTGTTGCTTCTTCCTTAAATGTAGGTTGTTCCACAATAAGCTTTTGTAGGTCTTCTGAAAATTTATCTATCGAATAACTGGTGTCTACTTGTTCactatttatatgtatatcatTCTGTAGCTCAGACAAGTTTtcattttctatatttctagCCTGTGCTCCcatttcgttaattaaattttgaTACATCTTCTGTGATTCATTCAAAAAATGAGAAATTGTCAGCTTTTCAGATTCTTGGTCAGAGTTATAATGGATTTGATTGTCGTCTGGAGTTGCAACTAATTTAAGAGCACCATTCGATCGATTTGACGAAAAATAATATCCAATTGATCCTTTCCTTCCTCCAGTGTCAGCTTCAAAATCTATCTTATAAGAATCATCCTTTTCCATTGCTAACACATTCAATTTATCTCCATATTTACTATTAGATAATACTGATTCCTTTGAACCTGCAGCCTCATCCTTACTACTTCTTAATctgtaattaaaataaaatacattacGATTGAAAACCAGTAACAATTATCAACTGTAAAAGAATGATAGCTTTAAATATTCCAAACCTTATACGGGATTCTTTAGGACTAATGGTTACATCATCCTGATTGTTCTTAAAATTGTCGTGTTCATCTTCGCTTTCCTCATTTGCAGACAAATAATCTGTTTTTAATGGTTCATTGAAAGTATGACACTTTcgattttcatatatttttctaaaattttttgcGCTTATTTCGTACTGtctttcattatcttcatcattttcttccaatttttccgaatcattaaaaaaaattgaatttttagaaTCTTTGTTTGGGGTCTGACTTAATTCCATGAGCTTCTCTTCAAAATCGTCTGATGAACTTCTTCCCTGCGCAGACTTTTGTAGACGGTACTTTCTTATTTGCTCCAAATTAGCCATTGTTTCTGTCTTCATTGAATTTAGAGATCGGTTTAAATCAACTGTTTCGTCTGCTCTGATGTTCTTATCATTTCCATCGGATGGATTCAGAGCAGGCTAATAAATAGTAAAATATCGTTAATAGAGTGTTTAATATATTTTAGACATTTTAAAATTGGTTTAGACTAAGTTTTTACCAAACTATGTTCTTCTACGTCGTTTTGACATTTTTTAGGCTGATCCGACAACTTTAACGAATTTGATGTGCTAA from Halictus rubicundus isolate RS-2024b chromosome 2, iyHalRubi1_principal, whole genome shotgun sequence carries:
- the LOC143365498 gene encoding uncharacterized protein LOC143365498 isoform X1, giving the protein MQTEVPTLPVVQLNVNANFDRNQNSNLKKSTDVKTTLTHKSIAYSSPSKSLHPLIGQPYQSSIRQKTSLDHSKVNKNSIKQIVLSARMLRIKELQNQLADAHYQLNELANENRLLKSLQKRQDSALKRYEGTNAELPRIINSHQEELRILQIKYKKLKALHKETCHLLKEKENELQQLQTQNKHLLQLSKDRNLGEREKLQSQIYDLNYRIQQQQNTIQTLHRKLSLESKSLKQQLYTEISKRKATQKDLEETTQKLKSLEHLLDSRERKLYCNGQLSLSTKSRQLGTQLLTSSRDIGTSNSLKLSDQPKKCQNDVEEHSLPALNPSDGNDKNIRADETVDLNRSLNSMKTETMANLEQIRKYRLQKSAQGRSSSDDFEEKLMELSQTPNKDSKNSIFFNDSEKLEENDEDNERQYEISAKNFRKIYENRKCHTFNEPLKTDYLSANEESEDEHDNFKNNQDDVTISPKESRIRLRSSKDEAAGSKESVLSNSKYGDKLNVLAMEKDDSYKIDFEADTGGRKGSIGYYFSSNRSNGALKLVATPDDNQIHYNSDQESEKLTISHFLNESQKMYQNLINEMGAQARNIENENLSELQNDIHINSEQVDTSYSIDKFSEDLQKLIVEQPTFKEEATEENIAHDYERKDELQDTVLMQPASVRDYDKFKTSFAADSVSHVPESFPNEPQDRLLAPNSCNALINIDKQQTLNVTYEKDTDNYSVETRNKINKQEVNEEIKDTDISLSNTRSSKSDSILDVINKINVNNINENDAKIKTISYNKEKLLATMKAIDDNENIEYLNQDYEKNKVTSRKQITENLFRGVPTHMKKKHDIIKDIFNTDGLKNEPTDS
- the LOC143365493 gene encoding uncharacterized protein LOC143365493, with the protein product MNTKTNHEYTSNSYNGGIMGTDSPAALLDMLAEVASQTLHSEKTHNKSLLTTQCKSKTDYIRRKPQEVSFSVPQLLSMPASQLVKQFSIFTSDELKRQYSYTCALVVGCGQKYTSFASEGRARMSIKAHLAEHLEYLKTNKETYKTFTAKSVNHKNSKTNSQSKKSRLQSSRKPQETLNKENKNIVIEKSTNYLRNILLNDSSFKELDKNKSFEKQDKSKKLHNTEQIDVDKTDFKVYGDHSYFERLKDENPSGKEASLGNVLDNTGMDENIVLMVVGTDTVHMKEYSHINQKLSEKISQEPDTVYIPDISWSADNCSKNVEITTTKPKGKAKFIGTSKEEREMALAFMDRIKKKGNPTGSNLECRICNPPRSFTAPTTLVSHYRSHAGIKPYECRICRAVFTRRHSLKYHMLIHQNQTRFTCADCGKKFRHPSHFREHRRRHTGEAPFGCDDCGQRFKTRNTYKRHLKTRHGKVLTTTGELLYLSEEDFQKVRTNRKKKNDVTKERVVDEAITAAKTLMNYQSDNSQFQNVTTERYIINNDDNKKNWESNNAIKIIKNCFDTYEVCSESQLNKTDSIETEIPIDNRVSTKAEDRLPMEYTDKVQESLPQLQNVSYNKLEVIKDDKSEIIYQNINEPPSYIKIEYNTSINDENENNTEFQENFEFAGKQFKNRIQIVEHTEEQFCNELLSETIDEHCNRQIILTEEDEEDNTINIHDDKSYEEKHEIILAKDLINTNILQPDNQIVNETRKNILLEQNEESILNKDKTISNHQTIVRDLIKSRVITPLNNVFRKSQKLMHQTKQRIYINNEPLTSIIVQNKCVNIVPQFQACHNGQTKSKLQPNQNRKLTSKHVQEININQNGNENTILLLTNDTLQSSILKIEQTNSVDNFGVNIKKK
- the LOC143365498 gene encoding uncharacterized protein LOC143365498 isoform X2 produces the protein MQTEVPTLPVVQLNVNANFDRNQNSNLKKSTDVKTTLTHKSIAYSSPSKSLHPLIGQPYQSSIRQKTSLDHSKELANENRLLKSLQKRQDSALKRYEGTNAELPRIINSHQEELRILQIKYKKLKALHKETCHLLKEKENELQQLQTQNKHLLQLSKDRNLGEREKLQSQIYDLNYRIQQQQNTIQTLHRKLSLESKSLKQQLYTEISKRKATQKDLEETTQKLKSLEHLLDSRERKLYCNGQLSLSTKSRQLGTQLLTSSRDIGTSNSLKLSDQPKKCQNDVEEHSLPALNPSDGNDKNIRADETVDLNRSLNSMKTETMANLEQIRKYRLQKSAQGRSSSDDFEEKLMELSQTPNKDSKNSIFFNDSEKLEENDEDNERQYEISAKNFRKIYENRKCHTFNEPLKTDYLSANEESEDEHDNFKNNQDDVTISPKESRIRLRSSKDEAAGSKESVLSNSKYGDKLNVLAMEKDDSYKIDFEADTGGRKGSIGYYFSSNRSNGALKLVATPDDNQIHYNSDQESEKLTISHFLNESQKMYQNLINEMGAQARNIENENLSELQNDIHINSEQVDTSYSIDKFSEDLQKLIVEQPTFKEEATEENIAHDYERKDELQDTVLMQPASVRDYDKFKTSFAADSVSHVPESFPNEPQDRLLAPNSCNALINIDKQQTLNVTYEKDTDNYSVETRNKINKQEVNEEIKDTDISLSNTRSSKSDSILDVINKINVNNINENDAKIKTISYNKEKLLATMKAIDDNENIEYLNQDYEKNKVTSRKQITENLFRGVPTHMKKKHDIIKDIFNTDGLKNEPTDS
- the Rasp gene encoding protein-cysteine N-palmitoyltransferase Rasp isoform X2 — translated: MYAEKRNEYECDTSTVNKSVLIFKFNLNRGMAGCCITHDFNDYHDIYDDFSQGWIWLGRKQDVSDQEWKTWIPLIARLMPWLFLHHSVSHVIKALPNTMLLCYWYIFMSVSFLYFSIGILGALCALIQPGILYILTYKRKSHIIWLIHTLFLFLIHFLKIPDGIFQSMLQLSDEEHYLLTLTMCWIQLRSISCSIDNKQMCVDNDYNNTSHFIRNFLWALAYSLYLPTLHLGPLILYHEFIDSIKRPFQAWKLAELGCFILNLVRYVFWILFANFFLHFLYFNAMHYHPKVVESLNPWALYGLGYCMGQFFLIKYVVVYGLNRTLCAIDRIKAPSQPKCVARVHLYSDMWKYFDEGLYKFLVRYIYTPLLTSNFNKLLASFLCFTFVFVWHGMQINICIWAFLNFIGLNIESLTRLIEKTKYCTNIRERYMSPTNARRVHCVLTSPLLAMSVISNFYFFAGEEVGHIYVYRILNDIWYSTLILLYFLYCCCQVSIDLKNWESKEF
- the Rasp gene encoding protein-cysteine N-palmitoyltransferase Rasp isoform X1, whose amino-acid sequence is MTTVINRATNLPIYESLFYFICWISAVFYSIYKVSLFSTYFNDYHDIYDDFSQGWIWLGRKQDVSDQEWKTWIPLIARLMPWLFLHHSVSHVIKALPNTMLLCYWYIFMSVSFLYFSIGILGALCALIQPGILYILTYKRKSHIIWLIHTLFLFLIHFLKIPDGIFQSMLQLSDEEHYLLTLTMCWIQLRSISCSIDNKQMCVDNDYNNTSHFIRNFLWALAYSLYLPTLHLGPLILYHEFIDSIKRPFQAWKLAELGCFILNLVRYVFWILFANFFLHFLYFNAMHYHPKVVESLNPWALYGLGYCMGQFFLIKYVVVYGLNRTLCAIDRIKAPSQPKCVARVHLYSDMWKYFDEGLYKFLVRYIYTPLLTSNFNKLLASFLCFTFVFVWHGMQINICIWAFLNFIGLNIESLTRLIEKTKYCTNIRERYMSPTNARRVHCVLTSPLLAMSVISNFYFFAGEEVGHIYVYRILNDIWYSTLILLYFLYCCCQVSIDLKNWESKEF